The stretch of DNA TCGAGACGCGCTCTCAAAGCTTCTGCACCAGATCCCGCGCACGCACTCCCAGGGCTTTGGCAATCTTCAACAGCGTATCAATGGTGGCCGCTTTCTCGCCCCGCTCGATCTCGCCCACAAAATTGTGATGCAGGTCAGCGCGCTCGGCCAGTTGTTCCTGGCTTAAACCCGATTGTTTTCTATACGAACGGATCGTCTCGCCTAACACTTTATGATGCTTTTGATTTCCAGCCACGCAGCGGCACAAAAGCAGGAACATCCAAAACCTTCCACCGTCTGAAGACTGTATTTTATTCTTGTGAAAGCCATGTGGCTCGCGTAAGAATCCCCGGCCCAACAAACTGTTTTATGAAAACCCCTTTTTTGCCACGTCTTATTGTCTCACTTCTGACATTGCTTTTGGGTTTGCAAATAAGCCACGCGCAGCCCGCGCCCGGCCCGAATCCCAACCAACTCCTAAACTCATGGGGCTTTTCCGACACAAATTGGCTGAGCGCCAAAGGCAATCTTCCCGTCGCATTCACTAATTTGATTAGTGTCTTTGGAGGCGGCAACGGAAACGATCTTTCACTTGATACCACCAACGTATCACCGGCTTACCTTTTTTACCGAATAATCGAAACCAACGGTTCAACGAATCTCACGTTTACGAACGGCTCAATTTCCCTTTGGTTTAGTCCCGATTGGTCGAGCACGAATCAGGGCGGCAGTGGCCCCGGCGCATGGGGTAATTTGATCAGCGTCGGTCTGGCAGGAACGAACGGGCCTTGGTGGGCGTGGTATGTGGACCCGACCGGCACGACCATGTATTTTTCGGAGCAGACTAATGGCGGCGCGGCCACCAATTTTCTCACGGCCCCGGTAAGTTTCGCTGCTAATTATTGGTACAACCTCGTTCTGTCTTACAGCCGGACCAATTCGACGGTTTACACCAATGGCATTTTGGTCACAAATGGCAACGGCGTCTCTTTCTGGCCTTCGACCAATATTTCATTCTTTGCCGTTGGCAGCGACACGAATGGATTTTTTCAAGCAGGCGGTCAATTCGATGATTTGAATACTTACAACTATCAACTTGATCCGCTTCTGATCTCCGGAAATTTCGCCATGTATTCCATCTTTTACGGGGACGCAACTCCAACTGGCCCGTTATCGCTGCCCATCGCACCTTCCACTCCCGCAGTGCTTCCCGTTTTCCAAGCCGTCAGCGGCGCGGGATTGCTCACCAATGCCGTCGCCTCGGGAACATGTATCACGAGCAACAAGATTTGGATAACCAACGCAGTCGCGTGGTTCACCAATGGCGCTACGAGCATCAGCTTTAGCATTGAAGGGGGCTCAAACGGAATTTCCTACGATGTCTTCGGCACCACGGCTTTGGTTTCTCCCGCAACCAACGCCATTTGGACTTGGCTCGGCCAAGGCTACCATTGCACGAATTACACGATAGCGAACCTTACCAACGCCGCCGTGTATTTGATGTTGGGAACCGCACAGGACTCCGATCAAGATGGACTCACCGACGCATACGAAATGCTGGTAAGTCATACCGATCCTCACAACGCCGATACCGATGGCGATGGAATGCTGGATGGTTGGGAGGTCGTTTACGGTACAAACCCGCTAATAGATGATTCACAACAAACCGCTCAGCGCTCCAACTTTACCTATGACCCGGTAGGACGGCTCGAATTAATTATCGGCGTCCGGTCTGAATCTTTAACGAATGATTTTGAAGGAAATGTGCTTAACGCACAGTGAACCAAGCGACAAATGAAAACATTACGATTACTTTTTTGGGGATTGTTGCTCGTGTCGTTAAGTGCTCAGGCACAAACCATAGACTTTGGCGGTGGCTGGTTCACTTCAATCCGCGAACCTCTCTCTACCAATAGCACCCCCACTGGAAATGTGCCTCCTGGTCTCACGGGTTTGCCTAACATCTGCGGTCCATTCACCGTGACTTCACAAACCGGGCAGCCAATAATCAGTGAGGCGGTTACTCCCGAGATCACCTCGCTTGCCGCCAACCTGCAAAACGACCCTAAGCGAATTTATGACTACGTTCATAACAATATCAAATATGTTCATTATTTTGGGTCAAAAAAGGGCGCTTATTTGACGATGCTGGAAGGCAGCGGCAACGATTTTGATCAGTGCGCTCTTTTGGTGGCGTTGATTCGGGCCGCCTCCACCAACTCGGGAATTTCATACGGAGTGCATTTGCAATGCGGATTTATGCAAATGCCCTATACAAATGCGAACAACCTGGATATGGCCCATTGGCTCGGCCTTTCGTGGCCATCAGCTAACAACTATTTATTTTGGAATTATTTGAAAAATGTCTTCGGCTCAAGGAATTATCCTGACTACGAGTCCGGAGGAAACATTCATATTATCGAGTACAATGATGGAACTGGTAATACTTTTCTATTTCAGAGGGTGTGGGTGCGGTTAACCATCAGCGGCACTGACTATTATCTCGATCCAGCTTTCAAGATTTCCACTCAAGTTGCTGGAATTGATGTGACCAATGCGATGAATCTGAACATGGCTACCGTTTTCAGCGCTGTGGAATCGGGAGGGGCGACCATCTCAAATCTCTATGTCAAAAATTTGAATTACAGCAATCTCTCCGGTCAAATACAGACCAATACCTCCAACCTGCTTACCTATTTGACGAACCATCCCAATTTGTCTTCGGAACAAGTCACCGGCGGGTATGACATTCAAACCACCAATTCCCAGACGTTTCCTTGTCTGAATTTCCCACCGTTTACCGGCACTTTTGTTGACGCCTTTAATGGGGGATATTCGGCCAGCATGCCAATTCTGGAATGGGACAACATTCCCACCAATTACATGTCATTTATCAATATTCAAATTGACAATATAAATTTGACCTATCCATTCCCGTCCCTTCTCGGCCGAAAAATTTCGCTGACTTTCACGAACATTAGTGGAAACTATCAGTCGCAAATCTCCTTGGACGACGTAGTGCAGGCGACTTCAACCACTGGCTCGGGCAGTGGATCGGTTCCTATGACGAATACCATCATTCATCCGACGGGAATTTGGAATTATTCCGGGAATTCTTTGACCCCGGCAAGTGGTAACAATCAGAATGATGTTATTTTTGGCACCACACCGAGGTCTTATCAAAGACAAGCTTATGGGTACGTGACGGTGTACGGTTTCGATGATGTGTCGCAGCTTTTATTGCATCGAGAAAAACGACTTAATTCACTGCTTCAACAGAACCTAAACGCAACCAACGCCAGCATCGTCACTGAAACCCTCAATGTTTTGGGCCTTAGCTGGCTAAACCAGTCTTATCTTGAAGAGAATCTACTGGGTGCGCAAAAGCATGAGAACATTTTTCATCATCATCGCGCCGGACGCGTGGCGGCTGAAGCTGGCTACTACGTTGATTTAGCTCTCGATATATCCGATCACTTTTGGCGGGATGATCTTCCTAACTCTAGTGGCGATCCGACAGTTCCGGTCACCCAATATGCGCTCTTCGGGAAAAGTGCGTTGGAACACGGAGTGATTGAACAAATCCAAACCAATCTTTCTTCGTCCACGATGAAAATGCTCTATCTGGCAAACCAAAGTGGTCAAAAACTTATTCTCTCTCAAGGATCGCCCGACTATTCGGCGGTTTCATCTCTATTCAATGCGGAAACTATCCGTCCGTACGTGGCCAGCAAAAACACAATATTAAGTGATGATTTGCCTTTCGGAACTATGCTTATTCCCAGCGGAATTAATACGGTAGGGACTTGGAATGGTTACGGATTTGTATTAATCAATGGGCCAGGAAGTGCCTTTATCATCAATGGAGCTAACGGAGCTTTTAACGGTGGCGATGCCGGAACTCAAGTTCCTATTAGCGGAACGGCAGCCAATTCCTTTACATTCGGTTCTTCTCCGACCGAAGTTTCGATTAGTCCCCCCTCGCTACCGCCTGCGTTTAATGCCGATCCAATCAATGTTTTAGACGGCTCTTTCAATGTTGATGCGGACGACTTAACCGTGGGCCAAGCCGCTCCACGCGGATTCACCCTTTCCCGCCATTACGATAGCAATCGCCGGAACGTGAACGCCGCAACGATGGCCGATGGCTGGATACACAACTATATAGTAAATGCTGTCACTCGAAGCGATCCCGATGCCGGACTGGGAAGAAACACCGCCCAGGAAATGGCCGCGTTCCTGACCAGCCAGCGCATCGGTTATGAAATGTTCACTTACAACCCCGCGCAGACCAACAAACCGCTATCGGAATGCTGGTCAACTGCCGCACTGTGCGCTGAATGGGCGGTTGATAATTTGAAAAGCAACGCCGTCAACGTAACTCTGGGAACGTCGTCTATTCAATTTATCAAGCAGCCCGACGGTTCATTTACACCACCCGCTGGAATCACGATGGTCCTGACCGCGACCAATGCGGGTTACAATCTGCAAATGCGCCACGGCAATCTTTTTAAGTTCGGCAATGGCCATTTGACGAATATCGTTGATCAATACGGCCGCTCGCTTTCGGTTGCCTACAATTCCAGCAACTTTGTCTCGACCGTGACCGACTGGACGAATCGCTCGTTGACGTTCACTTATGGCGGCACCCCTCTGCGCCTGACCAGCGTGGCCGACAGCACCGGGCGATCCGTAACGTATGGCTATTCGACCAATAGCAACAATCAACTAGATTTAACTTCAGTCATTGACGTGCAGGGATTCACCAACACTTTCGCGTACGATACCAATCATGAAGTCATCGTGACGAAAAATAACCTTGGCCAAGTTGTCAGTAGCAATAATTACGATGGATTCGGGCACGTCATCCGCCAATACAGCCAGGGACTCACCAATCAAATGTGGCAAGGCTTTTGGAATGGGGTTCAAAACACGTTGATTGACCCGGCTGGCGGGCAACAACAATTTCTTTATGACTCAAAATCACGCCAGATCGGGATGCAGGACGCGCTCAGTAATTTTTCCGAATCTTTTTACGATGGTCAGGATCACGTGATTGAAACGATCTCTCCTCTGAATGAATCCAATGATTTCATTTATGACGGTAATAATAATCTCGTCGAGACCATTGATCCGTTAGGGGCCAGCAACGTATTCTTTTATGATGCCAGCTTTAATCTTATCAAAACACTCGATCCACTAGGCCATACGAATTCTTTTGGCTACAATTCCAAATTCCAAGTCGTAACGACCACCAATGGCGCGGGCGATGCCGTCACAAATACCTACGATTCCGGTACGGGATTGCTGACGGGGCGAAGCGATGCCGGTGGCACCACGAGCTACGGTTATGATTCTTTCGGCCAATTAAGCAGCGTTACGAGCCCGAGCAATTTGGGCACGAATCTCTTCGTGAACAGCACCAACGGCGATGTCTTGTTTGCCATCAACGCGAACAATGTCACGAATGCCTTCACCTACAATTCCCGCCGCCAGCTTGTCCAAAGCATCGGTCCCACGAATCGCACGACCAAAATCATCTACGATCCTGTGGGAAACGTGGCCACCAATATTGATGCGCTCAATCACAGCACCACTTACACATGGAGTCCCACACGGCATCTTCTGACCACGACGCTGCCCGCGACCTCGCAAGGAACGCCATCCATCACTAATATTTACGACAATCGGGATTGGTTGATCAAAACGCTCGACCCGCTGCAACTGCCGACAACCAATGCTTACGATCTGGCGGGCCGGACACTTAGCGTCACAGATCCAATGCTTAGAACGACCCAACTGACATACGACAATGATGGCCGAAACATCACGATAACCAATGCCATGATGCAGGGCATCGCGCAGTCGTGGGATGGCCGAGGTGAATTGGTCAGGACAGCCGATCAGTTGGCCCAAAATATCTCCCGAAAGTACGATGCTTCCGGCAACCTGATTTACCTCACGAACCGCCTGAATAATGCTTGGACATTTCAGTTTGATGCCGCAAACCGATTGACGAATACGATCAGTCCAATGGGCGCCACTACCGCCCAAGTTTGGAATAATCGCGGCTTGCTGCAAAAAATCGTGGATGCCAAGAACCAGACTAACACGCTTTTGTACGACGCTCGCGGACGATTGACCAACCGGACGGACAACGTGGCAGCCACAACTTATCTCTACGATTTCAACGGAAATCGAATTGGTGTTATCGAATCAGGAAAATCGAATGTGTGGGCTTTTGACGCGTACGACCGCCCGATCACTTACGTTGATTCCCTTGGAAACCAAATCAAGTACGGTTATGACACCAACGGAAATCTTACCACCCTGGTTTATCCTGGCCCTCGACTGGTCACTTATTTTTACGACAACCTCAATCGCTTGACGAATATCACCGATTGGGCAAGTCGAAAGACCACTTACACCTACGATCTGGATTCGCGCGTGACCAGTGTCACCCGGCCCAATGGGACGACATGTTCCAACTTTTATGACCTGGACGGCGAATTGACAAACACGATTGAACAGGCGGCTTCGCATGCTCCCATCACATTTTTCAAATTAAAGTGGAACGCCGCCGCGCGAGTGGACTATGAATTCATGGCCCCGACAAACCATCCCTATTCGCTGCCATCGCGCTCAATGTCTTACGACAAGGACAACCGGCTCGCGACTTTCAACGGATTGACAATCGTGAATGACACTAATGGGAACATGACCTCCGGCCCGTTGGTGGGAAGCACAAACCTCATAGCTTATACATATGATGCCCGCAATCGTTTGACCACTGCCGGCAGTTTGACTTATGGATACGATCCAAACAACGAACGCACGGCGGTGGTCAACGCCCCAACCGTGACCCGTTATGTTGTTGATCCGCTAGGCCCGCAGGTTTTGATGCGGATACAAAACGGTGTCACGAATTATTATGTGTACGGCTTGGGTTTGGTTTACGAGGAAGACGATACCGCCACGAGCACAAACGCGTTGACGTACCATTTTGATTATCGCGGCAGCACGATTGCGCTTACCGACGTAAACGGCAATGTCACCGACCGAATTCAATATTCGGCTTACGGAATGACGACCTATCGTGCCGGAACAAATGACACGCCGTTCCTTTACAATGGAAAATATGGTGTCCAGACTGATCCCAACGGGCTGCTGTTCATGCGGGCGCGATACTATAACCCGTATATTTGCAGGTTTATAAACGCTGACCCGTCTGGTTTTAATGGTGGTCTGAATATGTACGCCTACTCCGATGGTAATCCCATTAGCCTGACGGATCCGTTTGGTTTGGGGGCGACGGGCTCGTCTGGAGGTTTTTCTTGGATAGGTGCATTGACGACAGGAGCCGTAGCCCTTGATCAAGGGCTAAATGGTGGTGCCGGCACAAAGACACTCGCGAATTTTGCTGCTAACTACCAGTTCTTCGACAACAGCGTCCCGATGGCACTGAATCAGACGCTCAACCCTTTCACTTCAGCGGAAGAGCGATTTGGGGAATCCTATGATGGGCTCAGTTATCAGCCGAGCAATGTAGGCCAACCGCTTTCGACCGGAAGCAGAACCGTATCTGCAGCTTTTGGTGTCGTCGACACAGGTTTGGGAGTTCTTCAAGGTGTAGGGCTGGGAAGCACAGTTAGCTCCCTTGCGGGTTTAACGGCAACAACATCTACAACTTTAACTACTACAGAGGCGATTAGTCCCGCAGTTAGAAACTTTCTCGCGGGGGACATACCCCTATCCGACGTGCCTCCAGCAGAAGCGACGCAGGCTGCGGACCATTTGGAAAATGTTATCGCACCGGCCGCACGAGATGAGGTAGATGCCGCTTATCAAATAGCCCGAGCTAAAGCCTTAAAGGGGCTCGGGCCACCCCCGGGACAAATAACTGCGTGGCGAGCCAAATATCGAAAATAGATTATGAAGTCACTCATTTTATATTGCAGTAAAAATATTGTGAAGGTTGGGGCGGTGGAAGCTCCAGTTAGGACGTTTCAGTTCGGCCCTGATAATTTTGAGCACGACAATGTTTATTTTGGTGATTGGGTCTCGTTACGAAATGCTTTCAATAAAATAATAGGTTTCAAAATCGTTCCGTTTGTAAAGGACGACTATTTAGAAAAAAATGTCTTGTCGGCTCGCTTCATAAACCATGCTACCAACGTAAGCCTTGATAAAAAAGGCGATTACTACTACATATCAGTCCTGATCGAACCATCGGCTTATATTACAGAATACGACATGAATAAGATCGAAGCTGCAATTCTCCTCAACCACAAAGACGATTTTATCATAAGACTGGACGGATTTTCAGAGCAAGACTGGGAACAGTTTAGTTTTACTCCTGCGTCGTTATGACTGAGACAAACGGCAGCGAATGACTTGGCACATTATTTTTCTGATTAACCGCTTCGTCGTCAGACTGCGATTTTGCTGCTTCGGCCACGTGCGCCAGCGAGACTGTGCCTGTGCTGGCAAAATCCCAGACTGACTCCTCCAATCGGAATGCCTGACTCTTAAATTGAAATGACCTTCACTCCGTTGCGCATCCGCTTCTCTGACTCCGCGTAACGCTCCACTTCGCTTCCGGCACATTTCAATTTAGAGACAGGCAGGAGTGAAACGCATCTGTCATGCCTCATGCTTTCGCAATGATCCCCGCCAGTTGCGCACGCTGCGCGTAGTTAGATGAAGGAGTTTTAACCGTTTTCAGGTCTTTTTCCGCTTCGCTCTCCTCTGCATCGGTTCGATCTCTCGCCCTCAACCGCCCGCTCCACCGGGGGCCGGACGTGGTTCCTCCTGAAGGCAACCTCCACTGGCCACCCGGTTGCGCGGGCTTTTTCGTTGAAGGGCGATAGACCGAAACCGAACAGCAGAGCACAAAAAAAAGACCATGAAAACTAAATCTAAAAATTCGAATCAAAAAGCTGGGCTCCTGAACCGTCCCGAACAATCGAGCACGGAAAGCCGACCGAAAATTGATATGAAACTGCGCCGAGTCAATCGCAGATTGCAAACCGAGAAATTGCTGGCGTTGCTTCGAGAGGAAACGCCTCGATTCTTTGAATTGGCCGAAGTAGTAGGCAAGTGGGTTTGGATTCAATTCACTGAAAAGCAGCCGAGCGAGATTACAAGCGTTTTGGCCGAGCTTGGTTTCCATTGGAACAACACCCGTCAGACGTGGCAGCACCCTTGCGGCACGATACCCCTTAAAGGAGCGACCTACGACCCCCGCGACCGTTACGGCAGTTATTTCGCCGCCGACCAAAAGGCCGCTTGATTCGAGGATTTATGATTTTACCCTCGATGATGAAGTTTCAACTTGGACGGTTGGTTATCACGCCAGCCGTCCTTTCCACCGCCTCAGTTGATGAAATTTGCCGTGCGATTGACCGGCACATTTGCGGAGATTGGGGCGATGTTTCCGAATCGGTTCACAATGCGAATGAAAGTGCGCTCCGCAATGGCGGCGAGTTGCTTTCGGTTTATCGGGCGACTGGCGGAATCGAATTGCAAGTGTTGACCACCGCCGACCGCCTCATAACTACGGTTCATTTATCAAGTGAAGCCGGACACTTATGGACACCGGAACGGACACCAACGGAGTTAAGCCGGGTTACGGGAAATACAGCAAAATAGGCTTGGATTGTGACGGAGTTGACCTTAACATTTTAACCAATAATTGCAGTGCGATTTGATTCTCAACCTCCTTATTTGAAGCAGTTTCCGAATGGATGTTCAATACGAACACCACGTCCCGCCGGGACGACCGACCTTAGCCCAGCAATTTATTGCTGGGTTTCCATCCGTTGCAATTCAAGTCCCGCACGGGACGAAAGAATTTTCCTCTTGGAACCACCGCTCACGCACTCGCCCGCCGCTTCTCATTAACCCCCAACTTTAGTTGGGGGAACACATCTTCCCAAAAACAAACTCTATCTCGAGCGCAGCGAGGCGAGCCCAGGCGAGCATCTTCCATTCAAGTCAGCCAGGAAAGGCGGATCATCGTGTACGGCAGAACTGCCGCTCAATGGTCTCTCCACTAAAAACTAAAAAAACTTCCTCCCCGTTGCAATTCGGGGAGGAAGTTTCAGCACAACCTATTTCCGTCAGAAAAAATTCGGCTCAACCCGGCGAACGCAGTTTCGGCTCGCGCTCCCAAATCTTTCCGCCTTTGGCCAATTTGATAAACGCGTTGACCGATTTAGCGTCGCTGATGGAAACCACGCCCTCATCCACATTCACTCCCGCGCGAGAAAGTAAAACCTTGGCTCCCTCCGTGTGAGCGATCACTTTTAGATGGCCGAAAGCGTCGCGCACCCAATCCACCGCTCCCGCCTCGCCAGCCAGTTTTTCCGCTTCCTTTTCGTTCGTTAAAATCGCGACCGTGTCAAAAAATGCGGAAGGCCCGCCCGAAAGAGATGTATCAGCAGGCGTGAGCTTGCCCAAACTATCCTTCGCACCGCCAATTTTGGGAGCAATGATCGCCACGGCAGCTTTCTCCGCTTTGGCCGCATTTTTAATGGATGCCAATAAATTTGCATCGAACCCATTGGTGATCAAAACCCCGATTTTCCGGCCTTCCAACGTCGTCTTGGCTTTCTTCAACAAGCTGAGTGTCGGCGATGGCTTCAAGTCGAGCGGCTTCACCGCCGGCGTGATTTTGTCCGCCTTCCCTTCCATTCCCAGCGCTTCTTCAACCCCCTGATGAAGCGCCGGATGAATCAATGCCAGATGGCCCAGCATGCGCGTGCGTATCGGCACCAAATCCACTTTCGCCAATTCAAATCCCAAAGCGCTGATCATGTGCCGTTGTTCCACTTCGGTCATGGAATTAAAAAATTGCCGCGCTTGCGAATAATGGTCGGCAAAGGTTTCCGTTCGCAAAGTGCTTTTTTCGCCCATCATTTCTTCGGCAAACGCTTTATAACCCAGCGCCGGATTTTCCCGCAGTCCGGCTGGCTCGATTGAATTCGGTTCGTAATTCGCGCGCCCTTTGGGAACCTCCATCTGATGAATGCCATCCCGCTGTTGATTGTGAAAAGGACAGCGCGGCGCATTCACCGGAAGTTGGTGAAAGTTAGGCCCGCCCAGCCGCGTGATTTGCGTATCCAGATAAGAGAACAATCGGCCTTGCAACAGCGGGTCATTGGAAAATCCAATTCCCGGCACGATGTTCGCCGGACAAAAAGCCACCTGCTCGGTTTCCGCGAAAAAATTATCCACGTTCCGGTCCAGCACCATTTTTCCAATCATCCGCAACGGAATAATTTCTTCCGGAATGATCTTGGTTGGATCGAGAATATCGAAATCCAGACCATCGGCGGTTTTCTGATCGAACACCTGCACGCCTAATTCCCATTCGGGAAAATTGCCGCTCTCAATCGCTTCCCACATGTCGCGGCGTTGAAAGTCCGGGTCCGCGCCATTGATCTTTACGTTTTCATCCCAAAGAACCGACTGCGCGCCAATGATGGGCCGCCAATGAAATTTCACAAAATTCGATTCGCCCCTGGCATTGATCAAGCGATACGTATGCACTCCGAACCCTTCAATCATTCTGAGCGAACGGGGAATCGTGCGGTCCGACATGATCCACGCCACCATGTTCATGCTCTCGGGAGTAAGCGAAATAAAATCCCAAAAGGTATCGTGAGCCGTGGCCGATTGGGGAAAGCCCCGGTCCGCCTCCATTTTGACCGCGTGAACCAGGTCAGGAAATTTCATCGCATCCTGAATAAAAAAGACCGGGATATTATTTCCCACCAAATCAAAATTTCCCTCGGCCGTATAAAATTTTACCGCAAAGCCCCGGACATCGCGCGGCATATCGCCTGACCCCGCGCCGCCCGCAACTGTCGAAATGCGGATGAACACTTCCGTTTTCACCTTCGGATCTTGAAGAAAGGCCGCCTTGGAAATGTCCGCGCAGGATTTATAACATTTAAAATAACCGTGCGCCCCGGTGCCGCGCGCATGCACGATGCGCTCGGGAATCCGTTCATGGTCAAAGTGGGTGATTTTTTCCCGTAAAACAAAATCCTCCAGCAACACCGGCCCGCGCGGCCCGGCCTTCAAGGAGTTCTGATTGTCCGCGATCGGAATTCCCTGGTTGGTCCTTAGCGTATTGGCGGCGCTGCTCGTGGTTTGGTGCGTTTCGGCCCGATGCCCGGCTGGCGAATTTGATTTCTTATTTTTTTTCATAAGCAGTCATTTCAATTTTGTTGGGTAAAGCAATAACGAATCATAATTCCAATTTGCAACCGCACAAATTTTATTCGCCATCTCAAACCAGGAATATTCTGCCATTCAAAAGCGCATCCACATTAGAGATTTAGTAGTCCCCATTTTTAATTTTGCATTTTTAATTTTTAATTTCCTTCTCCTCATCCTTCACCTACGCTTCCCTGCGTCACAAAACCCTATGAACCGCCGCCAATTCATCCGCACCACCGCCGTCGCTGCTGCTGCCACCACCATTAATTTGCCAAGCCTTCGCGCCGCGGAGAAAGGTGTGCATTGGCCCATCGGTTGTTACAATCGCCCGTGGGTGGATGACAAAGACGGCTGGACGCTCGATACCGGCCTCGATGGCATCAAGGACGCCGGCTATAAAATCATGGGCCTGCTCACGCTCTTCAAGGGACAACCCTTCATCGGCGCCGACGCCACGCCGGAATATTTGGCCACGCTCAAAAAACAAATCGCCGCGCGCGATCTGAAGCCCATCATG from Verrucomicrobiia bacterium encodes:
- a CDS encoding catalase; the protein is MKKNKKSNSPAGHRAETHQTTSSAANTLRTNQGIPIADNQNSLKAGPRGPVLLEDFVLREKITHFDHERIPERIVHARGTGAHGYFKCYKSCADISKAAFLQDPKVKTEVFIRISTVAGGAGSGDMPRDVRGFAVKFYTAEGNFDLVGNNIPVFFIQDAMKFPDLVHAVKMEADRGFPQSATAHDTFWDFISLTPESMNMVAWIMSDRTIPRSLRMIEGFGVHTYRLINARGESNFVKFHWRPIIGAQSVLWDENVKINGADPDFQRRDMWEAIESGNFPEWELGVQVFDQKTADGLDFDILDPTKIIPEEIIPLRMIGKMVLDRNVDNFFAETEQVAFCPANIVPGIGFSNDPLLQGRLFSYLDTQITRLGGPNFHQLPVNAPRCPFHNQQRDGIHQMEVPKGRANYEPNSIEPAGLRENPALGYKAFAEEMMGEKSTLRTETFADHYSQARQFFNSMTEVEQRHMISALGFELAKVDLVPIRTRMLGHLALIHPALHQGVEEALGMEGKADKITPAVKPLDLKPSPTLSLLKKAKTTLEGRKIGVLITNGFDANLLASIKNAAKAEKAAVAIIAPKIGGAKDSLGKLTPADTSLSGGPSAFFDTVAILTNEKEAEKLAGEAGAVDWVRDAFGHLKVIAHTEGAKVLLSRAGVNVDEGVVSISDAKSVNAFIKLAKGGKIWEREPKLRSPG